A genomic stretch from Setaria italica strain Yugu1 chromosome VII, Setaria_italica_v2.0, whole genome shotgun sequence includes:
- the LOC101775899 gene encoding pentatricopeptide repeat-containing protein At3g09040, mitochondrial, whose protein sequence is MRSASAALLRAAPRPRPERPRPLRSSPANAGDPEPAAYYASLLEALARECHARHPFDASPQPARACGVLHARLLRLGLPLRGRLGDALVDLYCKSDRAGHAWRALGRCLGARPSGAAASSVLSCHARSGSPHDVLDAFRAIRCSIGTCPDQFGLAVVLSACSRLGVLGHGRQVHCDLLKCGFCSSAFCEAALVDMYAKCGQVADARRAFDGIACPDTICWTSMIAGYHRVGRYQQALALFSRMAKMGSAPDQVTCVTIISTLASMGRLEDARTLLKKVHMPSTVSWNAVISSYTQGGLVSEVFGLYKDMRRRGLRPTRSTFASVLSAAANIAAFDEGQQVHAAAVRHGLDANVFVGSSLINLYVKHGCISDAKKVFDFSTEKNIVMWNAMLYGFVQNELQEETIQMFQYMRKAGLEVDDFTFVSVLGACINLDSLDLGRQVHCMTIKNCMDADLFVSNATLDMYSKLGAIDVAKALFSLMPDKDSVSWNALIVGLAHNEEEEEAVCTLKRMKHYGIAPDEVSFATAINACSNIQATETGKQIHCASIKYNVCSNHAVGSSLIDLYSKHGDIESSRKVLSQVDASSIVPRNAFITGLVQNNREDEAIELFQQVLKDGFKPSSFTFASILSGCAGLISSVIGKQVHCYTLKSGLLSQDASLGISLVGIYLKCKLLEDANKLLKEVPDDKNLVGWTAIISGYAQNGYSDQSLVMFWRMRSCDVRSDEATFASVLKACSEIAALADGKEIHGLIIKSGFVSYETAASALIDMYAKCGDVISSFEIFKGLKNKQDIMPWNSMIVGFAKNGYANEALLLFQKMQESQLKPDEVTFLGVLIACSHAGLISEGRNFFDSMSQAYGLTPRVDHYACFIDLLGRGGHLEEAQEVIDHLPFRADGVIWATYLAACRMHKDEEGGKVAAKKLVELEPRSSSTYVFLSSMHAASGNWVEAKVAREAMREKGVAKFPGCSWITVGNKTSLFVVQDTHHPESLSIYEMLGNLTGVLNRDDRIDEYDQLSLSGMLA, encoded by the coding sequence ATGCGTTCCGCTTCGGCAgcgctcctccgcgccgcgcctAGGCCGAGACCCGAGCGTCCACGTcccctccgctcctccccggCCAACGCGGGCGACCCCGAACCCGCGGCCTACTACGCCAGCCTCCTCGAGGCCCTCGCCCGAGAGTGCCACGCCCGCCACCCGTTCGACGCAAGTCCTCAGCCGGCGCGGGCATGCGGGGTCCTGCACGCGCGGCTCCTGCGCCTCGGCCTGCCGCTCCGGGGCCGCCTCGGCGACGCGCTCGTCGACCTCTATTGCAAGTCCGACCGCGCGGGCCACGCCTGGCGCGCGCTGGGCCGCTGCCTCGGGGCGCGACCttcgggcgcggcggcgagctcggtgcTGTCCTGCCACGCGCGCTCGGGGTCCCCACATGACGTCCTCGACGCGTTCCGCGCCATCAGGTGCTCCATCGGCACTTGCCCCGACCAATTCGGCCTCGCGGTGGTTCTATCCGCGTGCTCCCGACTGGGCGTTCTCGGCCATGGCAGGCAGGTGCACTGCGACTTGCTCAAGTGCGGGTTCTGCTCCAGCGCCTTCTGCGAGGCGGCGCTGGTGGACATGTACGCCAAATGCGGCCAGGTCGCCGATGCTCGGAGGGCGTTCGACGGGATCGCTTGCCCAGACACGATTTGCTGGACGAGCATGATCGCAGGGTACCATCGGGTCGGACGCTACCAGCAGGCGCTGGCTCTGTTTTCTAGGATGGCGAAGATGGGCTCTGCCCCGGACCAGGTAACGTGCGTCACCATCATTTCCACTCTTGCGAGCATGGGCAGACTGGAGGACGCAAGGACTTTGCTGAAGAAGGTGCATATGCCAAGTACGGTTTCTTGGAATGCTGTCATCTCCAGTTACACGCAAGGTGGACTTGTTAGTGAAGTGTTTGGCCTGTATAAGGATATGAGGAGACGGGGATTGAGGCCAACTCGGTCCACTTTCGCGAGCGTGCTAAGCGCAGCAGCCAACATAGCAGCGTTTGATGAAGGCCAGCAGGTACATGCAGCAGCAGTAAGGCATGGTTTGGATGCAAATGTTTTTGTGGGCAGTTCTCTGATCAACCTGTATGTGAAACATGGCTGCATCTCTGATGCAAAGAAGGTGTTTGACTTCTCCACTGAAAAGAACATTGTCATGTGGAATGCGATGCTTTATGGGTTTGTTCAAAATGAGCTGCAAGAAGAGACCATCCAAATGTTTCAGTATATGAGGAAAGCTGGCCTTGAGGTTGATGATTTTACATTTGTGAGTGTCCTTGGCGCGTGCATTAACTTGGATTCCCTTGACTTAGGAAGGCAGGTACACTGTATGACAATCAAGAACTGCATGGATGCAGACTTATTTGTGTCTAATGCAACGCTAGATATGTACTCAAAACTTGGAGCAATTGATGTTGCAAAAGCACTGTTCAGTCTCATGCCAGACAAGGATAGTGTATCCTGGAATGCTCTTATTGTTGGACTTGCACAtaatgaagaggaggaagaagcagtcTGTACGCTCAAAAGGATGAAGCACTATGGCATAGCACCAGATGAGGTGTCTTTTGCTACAGCAATTAATGCATGTTCCAATATTCAGGCTACGGAGACTGGAAAACAGATTCATTGCGCATCCATCAAGTATAATGTCTGCTCAAATCATGCTGTTGGCAGCTCTCTGATTGACTTGTATTCGAAGCACGGAGATATAGAATCATCTAGAAAGGTTTTGTCGCAGGTAGATGCAAGCAGCATAGTCCCAAGAAATGCGTTTATTACAGGTCTTGTGCAGAACAATAGAGAAGATGAAGCTATAGAGTTGTTTCAACAAGTGCTAAAAGATGGTTTCAAGCCTTCTAGCTTTACTTTTGCAAGCATTCTTTCTGGGTGCGCTGGCCTTATCAGTTCAGTTATTGGCAAACAAGTCCATTGTTACACACTGAAATCTGGTCTTTTGAGTCAGGATGCTTCCCTTGGCATCTCTCTCGTTGGAATATATTTGAAGTGCAAATTGCTTGAGGATGCAAACAAACTCTTAAAGGAGGTGCCAGATGACAAAAACCTGGTTGGGTGGACAGCTATCATTTCAGGATATGCTCAAAATGGTTACAGTGATCAATCTTTGGTGATGTTTTGGAGAATGCGCAGTTGTGATGTTCGTTCAGATGAGGCCACATTCGCAAGTGTTCTGAAAGCTTGCTCTGAGATAGCAGCTCTCGCAGATGGAAAAGAGATACATGGCCTCATCATAAAGTCTGGATTTGTTTCTTATGAAACTGCAGCCAGTGCCCTCATAGACATGTATGCCAAGTGTGGGGACGTAATATCTTCTTTTGAAATCTTCAAGGGATTGAAAAACAAGCAAGACATAATGCCATGGAACTCCATGATTGttggttttgcaaaaaatggTTATGCTAACGAGGCACTTCTTCTCTTCCAGAAGATGCAAGAGTCACAGCTAAAGCCTGATGAAGTTACATTCCTTGGTGTTTTAATTGCTTGTAGCCATGCTGGTTTAATTTCTGAAGGCCGGAATTTCTTTGATTCTATGAGCCAAGCTTATGGGCTAACACCCAGAGTAGATCATTATGCATGTTTCATTGATCTACTTGGACGTGGTGGTCATCTTGAAGAGGCTCAAGAAGTTATTGACCATTTACCCTTCAGAGCTGATGGTGTGATCTGGGCTACATATCTTGCAGCATGTCGAATGCACAAGGATGAAGAGGGAGGGAAAGTTGCAGCAAAGAAACTTGTTGAGTTGGAACCACGAAGCTCATCCACATATGTGTTCCTTTCAAGCATGCATGCTGCATCTGGTAACTGGGTTGAAGCTAAGGTAGCCAGAGAAGCAATGCGAGAAAAAGGAGTGGCAAAATTTCCAGGATGTAGTTGGATCACTGTGGGAAACAAAACAAGCTTATTTGTTGTACAGGACACACATCACCCGGAATCTCTGAGCATCTATGAAATGCTTGGCAATCTTACTGGAGTGTTGAATAGAGATGACAGAATTGATGAATATGATCAGCTTAGTTTGTCTGGAATGCTTGCTTGA
- the LOC101777643 gene encoding beta-glucosidase 18 yields MDPNNSNQHAVAPRPQTTSPYIHPPPKSGWKQSRGSHENARPAGPVSLTFSVPVVDRPTLYTSQQPKPKRSKFLGINSILPCWTAPTTMAGRAWRPVLAGAWLLLLLLLLPSASAVRRSDFPASFLFGTATSSYQIEGAYLEGNKSLSNWDVFTHQPGRIKDRSTGDIADDHYHRFEDDVELMHSLGTNAYRFSISWARILPRGRFGRVNLAGIAFYDELIDSLLHKGIEPFVTLTHYDIPQELEDRYGSWLSDEIQRDFGYFADVCFAAFGDRVKYWATFNEPNVAVRKGYMLGTYPPARCSPPYGSCARGDSGAEPYLATHNVVLSHATAVEIYKRKYQSEQKGLIGIVMSTTWFKPMTDAPVDRLATERALAFDVPWFLDPIVYGDYPPEMRQILGSRLPAFSPDERRKLGYKLDFIGVNHYTTLYARDCMFSPGCPLGQETQHALAAVTGERNGLPVGPPTAMPTFYVVPEGIEKIVTYIMKRYNNLPMFITENGYAQGGDGYAHVEDWLDDQGRIEYLDGYLTKLAKVIRDGADVRGYFVWSLIDNFEWLYGYTLRFGLHYVDYQTQERKPKSSALWYQRFLQSLLEAQ; encoded by the exons ATGGATCCCAACAACAGCAACCAGCACGCTGTTGCACCACGCCCTCAGACCACCTCACCCTATATACATCCACCACCGAAAAGCGGATGGAAACAGTCGAGGGGGTCACACGAGAAcgcccgccccgccggccccgtGTCCCTAACCTTTTCTGTTCCGGTGGTCGATCGCCCAACGTTGTACACTTCACAGCAGCCGAAGCCCAAAAGGAGCAAGTTCCTAGGCATCAATTCCATCCTCCCCTGCTGGACGGCACCAACGACGATGGCGGGCAGGGCATGGCGGCCGGTGCTCGCCGGCGCTtggctcctgctgctgctgctgctgctcccgtCGGCTTCCGCCGTCCGCCGGAGCGACTTCCCGGCGTCGTTCCTCTTCGGCACCGCCACTTCCTCGTACCAG ATCGAAGGTGCATACCTCGAGGGCAACAAAAGTTTAAGCAATTGGGATGTGTTCACCCACCAACCAG GGAGAATCAAGGATAGAAGCACCGGGGACATCGCGGATGATCACTACCATCGTTTCGAG GACGATGTTGAGCTGATGCACTCGCTCGGCACAAACGCCTACAGGTTCTCTATATCATGGGCCAGGATTCTTCCAA GAGGGAGATTCGGCAGAGTGAACCTAGCAGGCATCGCGTTCTACGACGAACTCATCGATTCACTCCTGCACAAAG GGATAGAACCATTCGTGACGCTGACCCACTACGACATCCCGCAAGAGCTGGAGGACAGGTACGGGTCGTGGCTCAGCGACGAGATCCAGCGAGACTTCGGCTACTTCGCCGACGTGTGCTTCGCGGCGTTCGGCGACCGCGTCAAGTACTGGGCCACCTTCAACGAGCCCAACGTGGCTGTCCGCAAGGGCTACATGCTCGGCACGTACCCGCCGGCCCGGTGCTCACCGCCGTACGGCTCCTGCGCCCGCGGCGACTCCGGCGCCGAGCCCTACCTCGCCACCCACAACGTCGTCCTGTcccacgccaccgccgtcgaGATTTACAAGAGAAAATACCAG AGCGAGCAGAAGGGCTTGATCGGCATCGTCATGTCCACCACCTGGTTCAAACCGATGACGGACGCACCAGTGGACCGGCTGGCGACTGAACGGGCGCTGGCCTTCGACGTCCCATG GTTTCTTGATCCAATAGTCTACGGCGACTACCCACCGGAGATGCGGCAGATCCTGGGCTCCAGGCTGCCGGCCTTCTCGCCGGACGAGAGAAGGAAGCTGGGTTACAAGCTGGACTTCATCGGCGTCAACCACTACACCACCCTGTACGCCAGGGACTGCATGTTTTCACCAGGCTGCCCACTGGGGCAGGAGACCCAGCACGCGCTGGCGGCCGTCACCGGAGAGAGGAACGGGCTCCCCGTCGGACCTCCA ACAGCGATGCCGACGTTCTACGTTGTCCCTGAAGGGATAGAGAAGATTGTCACCTACATCATGAAGAGATACAACAATCTGCCCATGTTCATCACCGAAAATG GTTACGCACAAGGCGGAGATGGCTATGCCCATGTCGAAGACTGGCTTGACGACCAGGGCAGGATAGAGTACCTTGATGGTTACCTCACAAAACTTGCCAAAGTTATCAG GGATGGAGCTGATGTCCGTGGCTACTTCGTCTGGTCTCTCATCGACAATTTCGAATGGCTCTATGGGTACACTCTCCGGTTTGGACTTCACTACGTTGACTACCAAACGCAGGAAAGAAAGCCCAAGTCGTCCGCGCTGTGGTACCAACGGTTCCTCCAAAGTCTGCTTGAAGCTCAGTAG
- the LOC101776688 gene encoding beta-glucosidase 18 isoform X2: MAGKAWRQLVAVASLLSVLWLLPWASAIHRSDFPVSFLFGTATSSYQIEGAYLEGNKSLSNWDVFTHAPGRIKDGSAGDIADDHYHRYDEDVELMNSLGVNAYRFSISWARVLPEGRFGRVNPLGIEFYNKLIDSLLLKGIEPFVTLNHYDIPQELEDRYGAWLSAEIQRDFGHFADVCFAAFGDRVKYWTTFNEPNVAVLTGYMLGTYPPARCSPPFGSCAGGDSDAEPYVTTHNVVLSHATAVEIYKRKYQSKQKGLIGIVMYTTWYEPLTDTPEDRLAAERALAFSVPWFVDPIVYGDYPPEMRQVLGSRLPTFSPEERRKLGYKLDFIGINHYTTLYARDCMFSSGCPLGQGTQHALAAVTGERNGVPIGPPTGRPMFYVVPDGIEKMVTYIMRRYNNLPMFVTENGYPDGGEAGHDHAKDLLHDQGRIQYLDGYLTKVAKAIRDGADVRGYFVWSLMDNFEWLYGYTLRYGLYYVDYQTLERKPKSSALWYKRFLQSFQHEAQ, from the exons ATGGCAGGCAAGGCATGGCGGCAGTTGGTCGCCGTTGCTTCGCTCCTGTCAGTCCTGTGGCTTCTCCCATGGGCTTCGGCGATCCACCGGAGCGACTTCCCGGTGTCTTTCCTCTTCGGCACCGCCACTTCCTCGTACCAG ATCGAAGGCGCGTACCTTGAGGGCAACAAAAGTTTAAGCAACTGGGATGTGTTCACTCATGCACCAG GAAGAATCAAAGATGGAAGCGCCGGGGATATCGCGGATGATCACTACCACCGTTACGAT GAAGATGTTGAGCTCATGAATTCTCTGGGCGTAAACGCCTACAGGTTCTCGATATCATGGGCCAGAGTTCTTCCAG AAGGGAGGTTCGGCAGGGTCAACCCATTAGGCATCGAGTTCTACAACAAGCTCATCGATTCACTCCTGCTCAAAG GAATAGAGCCGTTCGTCACGCTGAACCACTACGACATCCCGCAAGAGCTCGAGGACAGGTACGGCGCGTGGCTCAGCGCGGAGATCCAGCGCGACTTCGGCCACTTCGCCGATGTGTGCTTCGCGGCGTTCGGCGACCGCGTCAAGTACTGGACCACCTTCAACGAGCCCAACGTCGCCGTGCTGACGGGGTACATGCTCGGCACCTACCCGCCGGCGCGGTGCTCGCCGCCGTTCGGCtcctgcgccggcggcgactcCGACGCCGAGCCCTACGTCACCACCCACAACGTCGTCCTGTcccacgccaccgccgtcgaGATTTACAAGAGGAAGTACCAG AGCAAGCAGAAGGGCTTGATCGGCATCGTGATGTACACCACCTGGTACGAGCCGCTGACGGACACGCCGGAGGACCGGCTGGCGGCTGAACGGGCACTGGCCTTCTCGGTTCCATG GTTTGTTGATCCAATAGTCTACGGCGACTACCCGCCGGAGATGCGGCAGGTCCTGGGCTCCCGGCTGCCGACTTTCTCGCCGGAGGAGAGAAGGAAGCTGGGTTACAAGCTGGACTTCATCGGGATAAACCACTACACGACCCTGTACGCCAGGGACTGCATGTTCTCGTCAGGCTGTCCGTTGGGGCAGGGGACCCAGCATGCGCTAGCGGCCGTCACCGGAGAAAGGAACGGAGTCCCCATCGGACCACCG ACAGGGAGGCCAATGTTCTACGTCGTGCCTGACGGCATCGAGAAGATGGTCACCTACATCATGAGGAGATACAACAATCTGCCAATGTTCGTCACCGAAAATG GCTATCCAGATGGTGGAGAAGCTGGTCATGACCATGCCAAAGATTTGCTTCACGACCAGGGTAGGATACAGTACCTTGATGGCTACCTCACCAAAGTTGCCAAAGCTATAAG GGACGGAGCTGATGTTCGTGGCTACTTCGTCTGGTCTCTCATGGACAATTTCGAATGGCTCTATGGATACACCCTCCGGTACGGACTGTACTACGTTGACTACCAAACACTGGAAAGAAAGCCCAAGTCATCCGCGCTGTGGTACAAACGGTTCCTCCAAAGTTTTCAACATGAAGCTCAATAA
- the LOC101778069 gene encoding protein disulfide isomerase pTAC5, chloroplastic: MITAAAGAATATTFPFVSSFHRPRLRLCPRRAAAILPPRATGSSSSWEEREEARWLREEQRWQREEQRWLREESRWRAEREALLAEVAALRLRLRALEGTHPHLAAAVDAVASPAPPAAVPAPQPRPALVEEVEVVEVRKEVVVVEEEKKAAAKAESAGSGAGAGKSRRTLRAGAEGEDVRAMQEALQKLGFYSGEEDMEYSSFSSGTDRAVKTWQATVGSSEDGVMTSELLERLFSGKTGEDGTTKDGTNGAAVPAVTGIAEVRQTVVAENGVSGVGVSEHRVFLLGENRWEDPSRLTSNKKPVSTGTAASTKTCISCRGEGRLMCLECDGTGEPNIEPQFLEWVGEDTKCPYCEGLGSILCDVCDGKKVVAS; encoded by the exons ATgatcaccgccgccgcaggcgcgGCAACGGCCACCACCTTCCCGTTCGTCTCGTCCTTCCACCGCCCGCGCCTCCGTCtctgcccgcgccgcgccgccgccatcctcccgcCCCGCGCCAccggctcgtcgtcgtcctgggaggagcgcgaggaggcgcGGTGGCTCCGCGAGGAGCAGCGATGGCAGCGGGAGGAGCAGCGGTGGCTGCGCGAGGAGTCGCGCTGGCGCGCCGAGCGCGAGGCCCTGCTCGCCGAGGTCGCGGCGCTGCggctccgcctccgcgcgcTCGAGGGGACTCACCCCCACCTCGCGGCCGCCGTAGACGCCgtggcctcgcccgcgcccccgGCCGCGGTGCCCGCGCCGCAGCCCAGGCCGGCGCTCGTGGAGGAGGTCGAAGTCGTCGAGGTGaggaaggaggtggtggtggtcgaggaggagaagaaggcggcggccaaggccgAGTCAGCagggagcggcgccggcgccggcaagaGCAGGAGGACGCTGAGGGCGGGGGCCGAGGGCGAGGACGTGCGCGCGATGCAG GAAGCTCTGCAGAAGCTGGGTTTTTACTCGGGCGAGGAAGACATGGAGTACTCCAGCTTCTCATCTGGCACCGACCGAGCTGTCAAGACGTGGCAG GCAACGGTAGGGAGTTCAGAGGACGGAGTGATGACGTCGGAGCTACTTGAGAGGCTATTCTCAGGCAAGACTGGGGAGGATGGGACGACTAAA GATGGCACAAACGGAGCAGCTGTTCCTGCTGTAACAGGAATCGCGGAGGTTCGACAGACTGTGGTTGCAGAAAATGGTGTTTCAGGGGTAGGGGTTTCGGAACACAGAGTATTTCTTCTCGGTGAAAACAGGTGGGAAGACCCATCCAGGCTGACATCGAATAAGAAACCAGTCAGCACCGGTACTGCTGCATCAACTAAGACATGCATCTCCTGTAGAGGCGAAGGCCGCCTCATGTGCTTAG aaTGTGATGGAACAGGAGAGCCGAACATTGAACCACAG TTTTTGGAGTGGGTTGGTGAAGATACAAAGTGCCCATACTGTGAAGGCCTCGGTTCCATCTTATGCGATGTTTGTGATGGGAAGAAAGTAGTGGCAAGTTAA
- the LOC101776688 gene encoding beta-glucosidase 18 isoform X1: protein MAGKAWRQLVAVASLLSVLWLLPWASAIHRSDFPVSFLFGTATSSYQIEGAYLEGNKSLSNWDVFTHAPVSGRIKDGSAGDIADDHYHRYDEDVELMNSLGVNAYRFSISWARVLPEGRFGRVNPLGIEFYNKLIDSLLLKGIEPFVTLNHYDIPQELEDRYGAWLSAEIQRDFGHFADVCFAAFGDRVKYWTTFNEPNVAVLTGYMLGTYPPARCSPPFGSCAGGDSDAEPYVTTHNVVLSHATAVEIYKRKYQSKQKGLIGIVMYTTWYEPLTDTPEDRLAAERALAFSVPWFVDPIVYGDYPPEMRQVLGSRLPTFSPEERRKLGYKLDFIGINHYTTLYARDCMFSSGCPLGQGTQHALAAVTGERNGVPIGPPTGRPMFYVVPDGIEKMVTYIMRRYNNLPMFVTENGYPDGGEAGHDHAKDLLHDQGRIQYLDGYLTKVAKAIRDGADVRGYFVWSLMDNFEWLYGYTLRYGLYYVDYQTLERKPKSSALWYKRFLQSFQHEAQ from the exons ATGGCAGGCAAGGCATGGCGGCAGTTGGTCGCCGTTGCTTCGCTCCTGTCAGTCCTGTGGCTTCTCCCATGGGCTTCGGCGATCCACCGGAGCGACTTCCCGGTGTCTTTCCTCTTCGGCACCGCCACTTCCTCGTACCAG ATCGAAGGCGCGTACCTTGAGGGCAACAAAAGTTTAAGCAACTGGGATGTGTTCACTCATGCACCAG TTTCAGGAAGAATCAAAGATGGAAGCGCCGGGGATATCGCGGATGATCACTACCACCGTTACGAT GAAGATGTTGAGCTCATGAATTCTCTGGGCGTAAACGCCTACAGGTTCTCGATATCATGGGCCAGAGTTCTTCCAG AAGGGAGGTTCGGCAGGGTCAACCCATTAGGCATCGAGTTCTACAACAAGCTCATCGATTCACTCCTGCTCAAAG GAATAGAGCCGTTCGTCACGCTGAACCACTACGACATCCCGCAAGAGCTCGAGGACAGGTACGGCGCGTGGCTCAGCGCGGAGATCCAGCGCGACTTCGGCCACTTCGCCGATGTGTGCTTCGCGGCGTTCGGCGACCGCGTCAAGTACTGGACCACCTTCAACGAGCCCAACGTCGCCGTGCTGACGGGGTACATGCTCGGCACCTACCCGCCGGCGCGGTGCTCGCCGCCGTTCGGCtcctgcgccggcggcgactcCGACGCCGAGCCCTACGTCACCACCCACAACGTCGTCCTGTcccacgccaccgccgtcgaGATTTACAAGAGGAAGTACCAG AGCAAGCAGAAGGGCTTGATCGGCATCGTGATGTACACCACCTGGTACGAGCCGCTGACGGACACGCCGGAGGACCGGCTGGCGGCTGAACGGGCACTGGCCTTCTCGGTTCCATG GTTTGTTGATCCAATAGTCTACGGCGACTACCCGCCGGAGATGCGGCAGGTCCTGGGCTCCCGGCTGCCGACTTTCTCGCCGGAGGAGAGAAGGAAGCTGGGTTACAAGCTGGACTTCATCGGGATAAACCACTACACGACCCTGTACGCCAGGGACTGCATGTTCTCGTCAGGCTGTCCGTTGGGGCAGGGGACCCAGCATGCGCTAGCGGCCGTCACCGGAGAAAGGAACGGAGTCCCCATCGGACCACCG ACAGGGAGGCCAATGTTCTACGTCGTGCCTGACGGCATCGAGAAGATGGTCACCTACATCATGAGGAGATACAACAATCTGCCAATGTTCGTCACCGAAAATG GCTATCCAGATGGTGGAGAAGCTGGTCATGACCATGCCAAAGATTTGCTTCACGACCAGGGTAGGATACAGTACCTTGATGGCTACCTCACCAAAGTTGCCAAAGCTATAAG GGACGGAGCTGATGTTCGTGGCTACTTCGTCTGGTCTCTCATGGACAATTTCGAATGGCTCTATGGATACACCCTCCGGTACGGACTGTACTACGTTGACTACCAAACACTGGAAAGAAAGCCCAAGTCATCCGCGCTGTGGTACAAACGGTTCCTCCAAAGTTTTCAACATGAAGCTCAATAA